The genomic segment AAAGGAGTTGGCGGCGATGGCTGCCATTCCCAAGGGGGAGACGATGGCGGTGAACATCACGTAGGCGCTGCACATGACCAGATGTTCCAAACCGATGGGCCATGAAATGCGGAATGCCTTCTTCAACTGTTTTGCAGAGAAACAGATTTTTTCCTTGGCACGCAATCGCAGGTTCTTGCTTCTGAAAAGCAGGAAGTAGAGCATCAGCGACATGATGGAGAATTCTGTAATGACGGTACCGAGGGCGGCTCCCATAACGCCAAGGCCTGCGCCGGGCATTGTGAAACTGATTCCGGCGACGGTAATTTCACGGGTTCCAAAAATCAGGAAGAAATTTAAGATGACGTCCAAAAAGCAGGAAAGGACTTGCAGGGCGCTGGGCAGTTTCATGTTGCCACTGCACTGCAGCATGCCTGCGGCCATGCCGTTCAGCTGCATGGCGGGAAGGCCAAGGGCAATAATCAAGAAGTAGGTGGATGCGTTTTGGTGAAGGCTTGCGTCGGCACCCAACAATCCGGGAATCTTGTCGTGCATGAAAACGCCAAAACCCATGAGGAGGGCGCTAAAGCATATACCGAAAAGCAGGCCCACTTTTACCAGGTTCCGAGCGCGAACGTCTCGCTTGGCACCGATGGCGTGGGCGATCTGTACCGTAAAACCGGGGCTCACCGCATAGCACAAACAACCCAAAAGCCATGTGCTGGAAGCCACAAGCCCGATGGAAGCCGCTTCGCTGGAACCCAGGTGCCCCACCATGGAGGCGTCAATATATTCCATGACGATGTTGGAAATCTGCGCTAGAATTGCAGGAAGACTCAGTTGTACGATAAGGTACAACATCTGGCGCCTGCTTAGGGCTTTTCCATCGCGTAGGAGTTCTAGACCATCCATGGGAAGTTTCGCTTTTGGCGGCTGTCCAACAGTTACTTGTCGAAGTATGCCTTAAGGCGGTTTAACGCTTCCTGCAGGGTGGCCTTGGGGCATGCGATGTTCATACGCATGAAGCCTTCGCCGGCGTCGCCGTAGACACTTCCGTCGGAAAGGAACACTTGGGCGTTTTCCCGAAGGTCCTGTTGCAACTGGACGGAATTCATCCTGTGGCGTTTGCAGAAGTCCTTGCAGTCTAGCCACAGCAAATAGGTGGCTTCGGCGTCAATGAGCTTTACCTGCGGAATTTCCCGGGCGATAAAATCTGTTACAAGTTCCCTGTTGCCCTGAATGTACTGCAAAAGTTCGTCGAGCCAGGGCTCGCCTTCGTTATAGGCGGCAATGGCTGCCTGGATGGCAAATACGTTTGGTTCTGCTACTTCGTCGGTATTCAGCCCGCGCCAAACCTTATGACGCAACGTGGGGTTGGCTACAGAAACCGCTGCCGTCTGGAGACCCGCAATGTTGAAGGTCTTTGTAGGAGCCATGCAGACAATGCTAATGTCGCGGCAGGTGTCCGAAACGCTGGCAAAGGGAATGTAGCACTTGTTGGGCTTCGTCAGGTCGCAATGGATTTCGTCGGAAATCACGGTGACGCTGTGCTTCTTGCAAAGTTCGCCCACACGGGCCATTTCTTCTGCGGTCCAGATTTTACCTACAGGGTTGTGAGGGTTGCAGAAAATCAAGAGACTTGTCTGCGGATTTGCCAGAGCTTTTTCTAATGCGTCCCAGTCGATGCTGTAAACTCCCGCGGTGTTCTTAAGTGGGCACTGCAGAACATTTCTTCCGTTGTTCACGATGGAGTTGAAGAAGATGTTGTACACTGGTGTTAAAATCACCACGTTTTCTGCAGGGGTGGTTACCTTACGTACGATACTGGAAATGGCGGGCACCACACCGGTGCAGAAAATCAAGGATTCCGGATCCATCTCGTAATTGTAGCGGCGCTTCCACCAGCCTACATAAGCCTGGTTCCATTCCTCGGGAATGATGGAGTAACCGAAGGCGGCACATTCCGTGCGCTTCTTGATGGCGTCCACAACGGCAGGGGCTGTGGCGAAATCCATGTCGGCGACCCACAGGGGCAATTCATTTTCGGGAACGTCCCACTTGAGGGAATTGGTTCCGCGACGGTTTACCACTTTGTCAAAATTCATGGAAACCTCGAATTAAATGGTCTCGAACTTGGTCTTGGAAACGTCAACCTTGTCGCTTTCCATGATCAGTTCCTTGATGCCTGCAGAACGGATGATGCCGCTGGTGGGATTCTTGACGCTGTCAATGACGTTCGTGATTTCTGCATCAACAGTAGAGTATTCAAATGCCAAGGTGGTGTTGATGAGCTTGCAATTCTTCATCACAAGATTTTCAATGTAGCACATGCCTTGCAGGCTTTCGATGGTGCAGTTGATGAGTGTCAAATTCTTGGCGTTCCATCCCAGGTATTCGCCGGAAATAAAGGAATCGTAAACAGTCACGTTGTCGGTATTCCAGAAGGAATCCTTGGAAAGCATTTTTGCGTTGCGAATCACAACGTTCCGGGCGCCGTCAAAGGAATAGTTTTCGTCCAGATTGAAGTTGGAAACTTCCATATCGCTGCAGTTCATGGCAAAGTAATCGCCCTTGGCGTTGACGTTTTCCATCTTTACGTTTTTGCAGTGCCAGAGGGTTTCTGCGGCGTTGGTGAAGTTCACGTTCTTTAGGGTAAGACCATTGCAGCGACGGAAATTCTTGGGAGCCTGAATCAGTGCGCTCTCTACAGAAATGTTGTCCGTGTACCAGACGCCTGCACGTGCCATTTCGAACCAGTCGGTATTCTTTGCAGAAATGTTTTTGCAGTACCACAGCGGATATTTCCACTTGAACATGCTACCCAGCAATTCAATGTTGCTAGATTCCTTGAGAGGAGATTCTCCGTCGTCAAAGATGGAATCATCGATTCTTAAATTGTTGCTCTTGAAAAGGGCGCGTTCGCCAGTCAAAAATTGCTGCTTGATCAGTTCTGCCATAAATACACCTTTTGCTTTTATACAAATTTAGCAAATTGCTGATTCGATTTGAAAATTAGAGTCAACTCTAACAATTGTAAAAAAATCTATATTTCCCGCCCGATGTTAAACGCCTCCCAGTCCACCTTCAAAAAATCACTGAAGATTGCCTTCAAGCTATCTCTGCCTGTACTTACGGGATACTGGTTTCTGGGCATTACTTATGGCGTGCTGGCGGAATCCATGGGATTTAGCTATTGGTATCCGCTGAGCATGGCTGTGTTCATCTTTAGCGGTTCTGCGGAATTCTTGGGCCTGGGAATGTTGGCTGCAAATTTCAACCCGCTGGCAGCGGCAAGCATGGCCCTCGTGGTGGGCGCCCGTCACTTATTCTATGGCGTCTCCATGCTGGATCGCTACAAAGGTATGGGCTGGCGAAAGCCCTTCCTGATTTTCTGGCTTACGGATGAAACTTTTGCGGTGAACTACAATGCTCGTGAAGCTACGGCAACAGAAATGCTGCTGGTCAGTTTTCTGGATTATTTCTACTGGATTTCCGGTGGCTTCATGGGCTACATATTTGGCTCTCTCCTGAAGTTTGACATTCACGGTTTGGAGTTTGTGGTGACCGCCATGTTTACCGCCATCTTTATGGACCAATTCCTGAAGGAAAAGGAACTGCGTCCGGCGTGGATTGGAATTGGCTGCACTGCCGTCAGCTTGTATGTTGTGGGCTCCCAGTACTTCGTGATTCCTGCCATGATTGGGATTCTCCTGATGCTGACTGCGTTTCGCAAGACGTTGGAACCGAGTTATGTTATGTCTGAAAATCGCGCGGAACTTGCGGAAAATCGCGCAGCCCCCGCCGGCGAAAAATTAGAGGAGGTCCGCAAATGACTTCCCAGCAGCAGATTATCACCATCGTAATTCTTGCGGTAATTACATTTATGACCCGCGCCTTGCCCTTCCTCATTTTCCCTGCAGGAAAGCCTACGCCAAAATACATCCAGTATCTGGGCAAGGCCTTGCCGCTTTCCGTTTTTGGAATGCTTGTGGTGTATTGCCTTAAGGATGTGCAATGGCTTGAGGGCTCTCATGGCATTCCTGAAATTTTGGGCATTGCCGCCGTGGTGCTTATGCACTTATGGCGTCGTCAGCTGTTCCTTTCCATGGCGGTAGGAACTGCTATATATATGATTTTGATTCGCGTTCTGCAATAGCGTCCATTCTTGCGGCGAAGTCTTCCATTCGCTTCAGGTCATTTTCATTCGGCTTGCTTGCTGCATCGGCCCAGCGTTTCTTGCATTCCTCAAGATTCTCGCCTCTGTGCCCGGGAACGCTTCCTTCAAGTCGCTTCTTGATAAGCATAGGGTTTACAGCCCCCTGGCAGCTGAAGGTTCCAAGAATCTTGTTGCCCGCTCCCAGTAAGGATCCAGCTCTGGCGAAGGCTGTTATTGCGTGCTCTGTACCTTCGTAGGCTCCGTGAGTCTGGAACAAAGCGACCTTCTTTCCGGTAATTCTGGAAAGTAAAATGGATGCCTTCTTGTCGGGAGCTCCGCGGCGGAGCCAGTAGCCAACCATGACGCCGTCGTATGGGGCTAGTTTTTTGCTAATGTTTTTTTCGAGGACTTCAGTGGAAACGGCAAGACTGTTGTGACCTATGCTGATGGAGACTTCATCGTCGTCATTGTCGCGAATGTTGGCTGTTCCAATTAAA from the Fibrobacter sp. genome contains:
- a CDS encoding DUF3737 family protein, giving the protein MAELIKQQFLTGERALFKSNNLRIDDSIFDDGESPLKESSNIELLGSMFKWKYPLWYCKNISAKNTDWFEMARAGVWYTDNISVESALIQAPKNFRRCNGLTLKNVNFTNAAETLWHCKNVKMENVNAKGDYFAMNCSDMEVSNFNLDENYSFDGARNVVIRNAKMLSKDSFWNTDNVTVYDSFISGEYLGWNAKNLTLINCTIESLQGMCYIENLVMKNCKLINTTLAFEYSTVDAEITNVIDSVKNPTSGIIRSAGIKELIMESDKVDVSKTKFETI
- a CDS encoding branched-chain amino acid transporter permease, with amino-acid sequence MTSQQQIITIVILAVITFMTRALPFLIFPAGKPTPKYIQYLGKALPLSVFGMLVVYCLKDVQWLEGSHGIPEILGIAAVVLMHLWRRQLFLSMAVGTAIYMILIRVLQ
- a CDS encoding MATE family efflux transporter, which produces MLYLIVQLSLPAILAQISNIVMEYIDASMVGHLGSSEAASIGLVASSTWLLGCLCYAVSPGFTVQIAHAIGAKRDVRARNLVKVGLLFGICFSALLMGFGVFMHDKIPGLLGADASLHQNASTYFLIIALGLPAMQLNGMAAGMLQCSGNMKLPSALQVLSCFLDVILNFFLIFGTREITVAGISFTMPGAGLGVMGAALGTVITEFSIMSLMLYFLLFRSKNLRLRAKEKICFSAKQLKKAFRISWPIGLEHLVMCSAYVMFTAIVSPLGMAAIAANSFAITIESLCYMPGHGISHAATTLIGQGIGAKRFDLAYKMGFMTTGLGMAVMTLLAILMFIFAPELIGLFTPDEEIRAFGTAILRIEAFAEPFYAASIVANGVFRGAGSTFAPSIMNLVSMWVVRLPLAAFLVTKYGLRGAWMAMCLELCFRGTIYLIRLASKKWIPTH
- a CDS encoding AzlC family ABC transporter permease, with translation MLNASQSTFKKSLKIAFKLSLPVLTGYWFLGITYGVLAESMGFSYWYPLSMAVFIFSGSAEFLGLGMLAANFNPLAAASMALVVGARHLFYGVSMLDRYKGMGWRKPFLIFWLTDETFAVNYNAREATATEMLLVSFLDYFYWISGGFMGYIFGSLLKFDIHGLEFVVTAMFTAIFMDQFLKEKELRPAWIGIGCTAVSLYVVGSQYFVIPAMIGILLMLTAFRKTLEPSYVMSENRAELAENRAAPAGEKLEEVRK
- a CDS encoding flavodoxin family protein, which encodes MVKWIIAYSSATGNTRRLAEAAAKKIGADIINVQDLIGTANIRDNDDDEVSISIGHNSLAVSTEVLEKNISKKLAPYDGVMVGYWLRRGAPDKKASILLSRITGKKVALFQTHGAYEGTEHAITAFARAGSLLGAGNKILGTFSCQGAVNPMLIKKRLEGSVPGHRGENLEECKKRWADAASKPNENDLKRMEDFAARMDAIAERESKSYI
- a CDS encoding pyridoxal phosphate-dependent aminotransferase yields the protein MNFDKVVNRRGTNSLKWDVPENELPLWVADMDFATAPAVVDAIKKRTECAAFGYSIIPEEWNQAYVGWWKRRYNYEMDPESLIFCTGVVPAISSIVRKVTTPAENVVILTPVYNIFFNSIVNNGRNVLQCPLKNTAGVYSIDWDALEKALANPQTSLLIFCNPHNPVGKIWTAEEMARVGELCKKHSVTVISDEIHCDLTKPNKCYIPFASVSDTCRDISIVCMAPTKTFNIAGLQTAAVSVANPTLRHKVWRGLNTDEVAEPNVFAIQAAIAAYNEGEPWLDELLQYIQGNRELVTDFIAREIPQVKLIDAEATYLLWLDCKDFCKRHRMNSVQLQQDLRENAQVFLSDGSVYGDAGEGFMRMNIACPKATLQEALNRLKAYFDK